From Chlorogloeopsis sp. ULAP01, a single genomic window includes:
- a CDS encoding TonB-dependent siderophore receptor encodes PLPLPRGGEGEGLETPSAEGDEPIELVVTGEQDGYRVPDTSTATRTDTPLRDIPQSIQVVPQEVIKDQQITRISDAVRNVSGVTPVTSFSGSYDEYTIRGFTSYFNSSLRNGVKTRRTQFNYGTNIERVEVLKGPASVLYGQLEPGGTINYVTKQPLDEPYYSAEFVAGSYSFYRPSIDISGPLNADKTLLYRLNVAYENSDSFRDFIEGEVFSISPVLTYKLSDATTLNLEYEYIYSDRGFDRGFQPSPIYFELPRSRNLGEADDYYRINYHRAALTLDHRFSESLRLRSVLTAQSSLSQYKYINRSGLIEPDGRTVRRNYNENPDGLLSEDFSVQTDLIGKFNTGSIEHQLLLGLDLSRSTDNYSQSEKRGDFPSLDIFNPIYGLRPTNIQRGYEEYTKINTTGIYLQDQITLLPNLKLLLGGRYDFVDRNTLAGLNQDLTRSDFYDSAFSPRAGIVYQPSDFISLYASYSSSFVPNNDRTVTGEQLEPSRGTQYEVGVKGELFDKRLSATLAAYDITKTNIPTVDPNNTDFSVAIGEVKSRGIELDVTGEILPGWKIIASAFLNDAYVSKDNDPSLEGARLANAPYHGASLWTTYEIQKGDLQGLGFGAGIFFVGDRVANQSDPLIIPSYVRTDAAISYKSNNWRAALNFKNIFNVNYYDTNGFFIFPQAPFTVLGTVSVQF; translated from the coding sequence ACCCCTCCCCTTACCAAGGGGAGGGGAAGGGGAGGGGTTAGAGACACCTAGCGCAGAAGGTGATGAACCAATTGAGTTAGTAGTAACAGGCGAGCAAGATGGATATAGAGTACCAGATACATCAACTGCTACTAGAACAGACACACCTCTACGTGATATTCCCCAGTCGATTCAAGTAGTTCCTCAAGAGGTCATTAAAGATCAGCAAATTACACGAATTTCCGATGCTGTCCGCAATGTATCTGGGGTTACCCCAGTGACGAGCTTTAGTGGCTCCTACGATGAATACACTATTCGCGGATTCACCAGCTATTTTAACAGTAGCTTGAGAAACGGGGTTAAAACTCGAAGAACTCAATTCAATTACGGTACCAATATAGAACGAGTTGAAGTTCTCAAAGGCCCAGCCTCGGTACTGTATGGTCAGCTTGAACCTGGCGGAACTATAAATTACGTCACCAAACAACCACTGGATGAACCTTACTATTCAGCTGAATTTGTAGCAGGGAGCTATAGCTTCTATCGTCCCTCGATAGATATTTCTGGGCCACTCAATGCCGACAAAACGTTGCTGTATCGCTTAAATGTTGCCTACGAAAACTCTGATAGTTTTCGCGATTTCATTGAGGGCGAGGTTTTCTCCATATCTCCTGTCTTAACTTACAAGCTTAGTGATGCAACAACCCTTAATCTCGAATATGAGTATATTTACAGTGACAGGGGTTTTGACCGTGGCTTTCAGCCAAGCCCTATCTATTTTGAACTCCCTAGAAGTCGCAACTTAGGAGAAGCCGATGATTATTACCGTATTAACTACCATCGGGCAGCTTTGACGCTAGATCATCGATTTAGTGAAAGTTTACGACTTAGGAGTGTTCTTACTGCTCAATCCTCTTTATCTCAATATAAATACATCAATCGCAGTGGATTGATCGAACCAGATGGTCGCACAGTACGACGAAACTATAACGAAAATCCTGATGGTCTTTTAAGTGAAGATTTTTCTGTGCAAACCGATTTGATTGGTAAATTCAACACTGGCTCTATCGAGCATCAGCTGCTCTTGGGTTTAGATTTGAGTAGAAGTACGGATAATTATTCTCAATCTGAAAAGCGTGGCGATTTCCCTTCACTAGATATCTTCAATCCTATTTATGGTTTGCGTCCTACTAACATCCAAAGGGGTTATGAAGAATATACGAAGATCAACACGACGGGGATTTATTTGCAAGACCAAATAACCTTGCTACCTAATTTAAAGTTACTGCTCGGTGGAAGATACGATTTTGTCGATCGCAACACTTTAGCAGGTCTCAATCAAGATCTTACGAGGTCAGACTTTTACGATTCCGCTTTTTCGCCACGCGCAGGAATTGTATACCAACCATCAGATTTCATTTCACTATATGCTAGTTACAGCAGCTCTTTTGTTCCTAACAATGACAGAACAGTCACAGGAGAACAGCTAGAACCCTCTCGCGGCACACAGTATGAAGTTGGTGTCAAAGGCGAACTTTTTGACAAGCGACTCTCAGCAACACTAGCAGCTTATGACATCACCAAAACTAACATACCTACCGTAGACCCCAATAACACCGATTTTTCTGTTGCAATAGGAGAAGTCAAAAGTCGAGGTATTGAACTGGATGTGACAGGGGAAATTTTACCAGGCTGGAAAATTATCGCTTCTGCTTTCTTAAATGATGCCTATGTTAGCAAAGACAATGATCCTTCCCTTGAAGGTGCGCGGTTAGCGAATGCACCTTATCATGGCGCTAGTCTGTGGACGACGTATGAAATTCAAAAGGGCGACTTGCAAGGGTTAGGGTTCGGTGCAGGTATTTTTTTTGTTGGCGATCGCGTTGCCAATCAGAGCGATCCCCTTATCATTCCTTCCTATGTCAGAACTGATGCAGCAATTTCTTATAAAAGTAATAATTGGCGGGCTGCACTCAACTTTAAGAACATTTTTAATGTTAACTACTATGACACCAATGGTTTCTTTATCTTCCCTCAAGCACCATTTACTGTCTTGGGAACTGTTTCAGTGCAGTTTTGA